The following are encoded together in the Capsulimonas corticalis genome:
- a CDS encoding TrmH family RNA methyltransferase yields MTKTKATLTRIADSSRRDTVSLFDLLAQREARDRTHFFRIEGLRLFVKAMECGAEIQSAIVSASHSDTPAAQRALRYLQDHRIPTTHVSDECLARITQTEDPQGFAAIVRQRWESLADITPSADLCWVACESVRSPGNLGTIIRTGDSVGAGGVILLGKSTDPYAPLTVRASMGSIFAQRFIRSTFQNFATWKQQAGAHLIGTSPQGAYDYREVLYQRPTVLFMGSERKGLWPIHQSLCDELVRIPMAGSADSLNLAVAAGIMLFEIFRQNHPAPADLLRSG; encoded by the coding sequence ATGACCAAAACCAAAGCTACCCTGACGCGCATCGCCGATTCGTCCCGGCGCGACACTGTTTCCCTTTTTGATCTCCTCGCGCAGCGCGAAGCGCGCGACCGCACCCACTTCTTCCGCATCGAAGGCCTACGGCTATTCGTCAAGGCCATGGAATGCGGCGCCGAGATCCAGTCGGCGATTGTTTCCGCCTCACACTCCGATACTCCCGCCGCCCAGCGCGCACTACGATATCTTCAGGACCATCGCATTCCCACCACCCACGTCTCCGACGAATGTCTCGCCCGCATCACGCAGACGGAAGACCCGCAGGGGTTCGCCGCCATTGTCAGGCAGCGCTGGGAATCGCTTGCCGACATTACCCCATCCGCCGACCTTTGCTGGGTCGCCTGTGAAAGCGTCCGCTCGCCCGGAAACCTGGGGACGATCATCCGCACCGGCGATTCCGTCGGCGCGGGCGGAGTCATCCTGCTGGGCAAGTCAACGGATCCTTATGCTCCCTTAACCGTACGCGCCTCCATGGGCTCGATTTTCGCTCAGCGTTTCATTCGCTCCACTTTTCAAAACTTCGCCACGTGGAAACAGCAGGCAGGCGCGCATCTCATCGGCACATCGCCTCAGGGCGCGTACGACTACCGCGAAGTCTTGTACCAGCGCCCAACGGTGCTGTTCATGGGGTCCGAGCGCAAGGGTCTCTGGCCGATCCACCAGTCATTGTGCGATGAACTGGTCCGTATCCCCATGGCCGGCTCCGCGGATTCGCTCAATCTCGCCGTCGCCGCCGGGATTATGCTATTCGAGATCTTCCGGCAGAACCATCCCGCCCCGGCGGATCTCCTCCGTTCGGGATAA
- a CDS encoding cellulase family glycosylhydrolase — translation MELTSHVPQFDLRSAPRICARRIGAVAATASLALLASVALLTGSVRAVHAQAKSLVVRGSYQHINGVNLPWMKNGTSNYGHDIGPNHYTNYGYSYVGSDVDKYYADIKNMHANVVRVWLFEALQGLTFGSNGHITGIDGTFLNNLKDMVQRANNHGLALELTINTNSDIAQNGYPAGGGGKVVNWVTDSGAQTDFLNNVVKPLAQTFNGNYGVYGYDIMNECNYAVSSGYCNWSQLHSYIYNTAQAIHSVNSSTQVTCSTDDVNSFATGNFYNRVGGVGLNFYDYHSYSDSPSLFSLGSGGPYPQIDKPIVLAEYGPRTTGNWTTQDNVTGSFINQASYLGWAGALAWDYDPTGQDNLSIIYGVNNWHNCCWTLQWYSINKFGL, via the coding sequence ATGGAGCTCACTTCTCACGTCCCACAGTTCGATTTACGATCGGCGCCCCGGATCTGCGCTCGTCGGATCGGCGCTGTCGCCGCAACGGCGTCGCTGGCGCTTTTGGCGTCCGTCGCGCTTTTGACCGGCAGTGTCCGCGCGGTTCATGCGCAGGCGAAATCCCTGGTCGTGCGCGGCTCGTACCAGCATATCAATGGGGTTAATCTGCCCTGGATGAAAAACGGGACGTCCAATTATGGTCATGACATCGGTCCAAACCATTACACCAACTATGGCTATAGCTATGTTGGCTCCGATGTGGATAAATATTACGCCGACATCAAGAATATGCATGCGAATGTCGTGCGCGTCTGGCTCTTCGAGGCTCTTCAGGGGTTGACCTTCGGGAGCAACGGCCACATCACCGGCATCGATGGGACGTTTCTGAACAATCTCAAGGACATGGTCCAGCGCGCCAATAACCATGGCCTGGCGCTGGAGCTGACGATCAATACGAACTCCGACATCGCGCAGAATGGCTACCCGGCGGGCGGGGGCGGCAAGGTCGTCAATTGGGTCACTGATTCCGGCGCTCAAACCGACTTTCTCAACAATGTCGTCAAACCGCTGGCTCAGACATTCAATGGTAATTACGGCGTTTATGGTTATGACATCATGAATGAGTGCAACTATGCTGTGTCCTCGGGGTACTGTAACTGGTCGCAGTTGCATAGCTATATTTACAATACAGCGCAGGCCATTCACAGTGTCAATAGCAGCACACAAGTCACATGCAGCACAGATGATGTCAACAGCTTCGCTACGGGAAACTTCTACAACCGGGTTGGGGGCGTGGGGCTGAACTTCTACGACTATCACAGCTATTCCGACAGCCCGAGCTTGTTCAGCCTGGGCAGCGGCGGTCCGTATCCGCAGATCGACAAACCGATCGTGCTGGCGGAATATGGGCCGCGCACGACGGGGAACTGGACGACTCAGGATAACGTCACTGGCAGCTTTATCAATCAGGCGTCGTATTTAGGATGGGCGGGGGCGCTCGCCTGGGACTACGACCCGACGGGTCAGGACAACCTCAGCATCATTTACGGCGTCAACAACTGGCATAACTGCTGCTGGACATTGCAGTGGTACTCGATCAATAAGTTCGGCCTGTAA